AAAGTTCCAAAAACTCATCCTCCACTATCACTTTCCCATCAGCTGTTTTATAGATAAAAATCTCAGATTTCGTTTGAGAACACACAGCACCTCTAGCACGTGCTACCGCACGGGCCGCCATGTTCACTATCCACTTATCATAAATCTGATTGCATTACACGTTTGGGGGTGCACATTTAGTGGgtgttaaatgtaaataatgggcAAACtagatttcatttaaattaataaaaaaaaatacatcaaactCTTACAGTGCAGATTTGTGGATATTTTTAAAGGgaaatttaaaagatgtttgTCTCTTTCTCAGACTCGTTCACTGTACAGTTCATTATATTCATTGCTATAGATACAAGATATTGTTTTTTAGTATTTTCTCTTCTGTCAGTGTGGTCATCAGAGTTTTACTCAACAGGTTTGATATTGTTGCACTATAACACAGTTTTTGAGCCAGTTGTGTTTTTCAGTGAAGTAGAAATTGTGCAGGATGAGAAAGCAGCGCTTCAATTGACTGTTAGATGATTCCTTTATAGCAGGACTGATAAGTTAGTCAATTAGTTTGTGTTAAACTGGACTAAACAAACTCGCATTTGACACACAAAATCTCTTTTTGAAGTATCTCCTATCTTCTCTCTTTGTGTCATTAGTGTAAGATCAGGCTCACATGTGTCcagctctgtgtctgtgaagagtgaCCGGTCAAAAGATGTACCTCCGAGATTCagtgagaaaaaaacatcatctACCAAAAGGTATGACATTATAGCATTATGTTACCTAATTTCGTCACTGTGGTTTTTGTGATAGATGTtgactgaatataaaaataaataaatcactgaaCACAATGTATGGTGACCTTTTATTGAACTCAGTCTGGAGCTTCTTTCcaataaaacaattatacaGGCAGACATTAGGAGGCATAAATTCACAATGAAAAATAGAGTAGATCATGCAACCAAACATTTATAGGCATAGAAGAACAAATGCATGGCTATCTGTATATTAATTACCATTTACAacattaaaactgaataaattagACCGAAGTACATTGTGTAATATTGTTTCTCTCTGTTCTTTGTGTCATTAGTGTAAGATCAGGCTCACATGTGTTcagctctgtgtctgtgaagagtgaCTGGTCACCGACCTTCAGTGAGAAAAAAACATCTACCAAaaggtatttattgtttttcttattGTTGATTGCACATGGACTGCTAGAAAATATTTCATTGAATATTTAGCATGACTCTATATtgtttaaccccttaactgtcactcacagttttgaacacagacattatagtgcactatccaaacttatttttttataattcatgaatgaaaacattttccaacgtgattttgatgtaccatttccatggtaatgcaatgtctgattttaaaatgggttttaaaggatgaattttgagattttaagttttcagcTGATatatttcttatgatttctaaagcgtgatagagaaaaaggcaaaaaagaagactttctgtgacaaaggtcagaactcctgttatgatgtagatttttcaggtgcactcttgtcataaattaatctattacttttcctacataatgtttttacaaaaaaagtggtaaaatacctatttaggagtcttatacctttccaacgatatatagtttgtcatgattagattaggatttaattgtaaaatagtgaagtaaacctaggcgtcccacagggtggacggtgacagttaagaggttaaataGTTATCAGAGTTTTCATTAAGATGCTAAGAGCATCAGCAAAGATTAAAATGATTTGATGTGaactatatattttgtaaaccCCATTAATTTTGGTGCACTGACATAACTGCTGAACATTGTATGAAAATATCCATTGTCAATGcggtatatattattaattcacCAGCCACTGTGTTGTTTGCTTATAGgacataaaatattacaatgagAGACCTAATATTtaccaaatttataattaagTAGATCCTATACTTGTAACCGTgtgaatttaaacaaaatatttgcaaGCTATTTATCTAATAGTTTCCCGAAAATGCAGTACTTCATTTTATTCAGTAATAGGGTTCAATATGAGACATTAGATTCAGACGTCCAGACTCACAGGAACTACAAGAATTTCAAAGAAAATCTCCTGAGGATCTTCCAGGTAGGAAAACACATGTTcaataatgtttacatttataacaaacaaatagTTTACTGAACAACGTGTGCAAGCATATTCTATAAAAAtttgatttctgttttatcttgatcatttgttttcttttaggaacacataaaaatgtaaaatgaaaaatgaatttttctttgatttttAGGATCTTGAAAGcaaaataatcacatttctGAAGAATGAGCTGGAAAAGtttaagaaaatattacaaaaagaagACATACAATGCTTTGTGAAGGATTTTAATGAGAACAGATGCAGTATCAAAGAAGCAGCTCTTGATCTCACACTCTACTTCCTGAGAGAGATGAAGCAAGATGAAGCTGCTGATACTCTAGAAGGTAAGAGACTTGTGACCATCTGTCAGACTGTCACTTATAAGTGTATTGGAGAAAATAGTAAATAtaaagtactaaaaaaaaaaaaaaactttttttttgtccctgTATTTAGATGAGCTGGTCTTCATTCATCAGCTAAAATGTAGCCTAAAGAAGAAGTATCAATGTGTGTTTGAAGGAATTGCAAAGCAAGGTGACTCTACACTTCTGAATAACATCTACACAGATCTCTATATCACTCAGGGTTGTAGTGAACAGGTCAATACTGAACATGAGGTAAGACAGATTGAAGTTGCTTCCAGACGTCATGAATCACAGGAGATACAAGTTGAGTGCAAACATTTGTTTGAAGCACCAGATCAAGACAAGCAGATCAGAACTGTACTGACAAAAGGAGTTGCTGGCATCGGAAAAtcagtctctgtgcagaagtttgTTCTGGATTGGGCCGAAGGAAAAGAAAATCAAGATATCAGCTTCATATTTCCTCTTCCATTCAGAGAGATGAACTTaaaggagaaagaaaaacaaagtttgATGGACCTTATAACTCAGTTTTTCCCAGAGACAAAAGGACTGAACCTTACAAGAAGTAATCAATTCAAAGTCTTGTTAATCCTTGATGGACTGGATGAATGTCGACTTCCTGTAAACTTTGACGATAATGAGACGTGGTGTGATGTATCATCACCAGCCTCTCTGGATGTTCTCCTAACAAACCTCATCAAGGGAAATCTGCTTCcttctgctctcatctggatcaccacCAGACCAGCAGCTGCCAGTAAGATTCCTCCTGACTGTATCGACCGGCTGACAGAGATACGAGGATTCAATGATGCACAAAAGGAGGAgtacttcagaaaaaaaattatggatGAGAATCTGGCCAAAGAAATCATTGATCATGTTAAACAATCAAAGAGTCTCTTtatcatgtgccacatcccagtCTTCTGCTGGATTTCAGCCACTGTTCTCCAGAACATTTTagagaagaaaataaataatgttgtgaAAAACAATCAGGCTGATGATGCCTCCAAAACACTGCGTGAGTCAAATACTGCAGACACTCCTAAGACTCTGACACAAATGTACACACACTTTCTCAGATTTCAGATCCAGCAAAGCAGACGAAAGTATGATGGAGAATATACACCAGATGTTTCCTGGGATAAAGATGCCATCTTTTCATTGGGAAAACTGGCATTTCATCAGCTGGAAAGAAACAATGTGATCTTCTATGAGACCGATCTGGAAGCCTGTGGTATTGACGTCTATAAGGCATCAGTGTACTCAGGCATGTGTACCCAGATCTTTAAAGAGGAAACGGGGATCGTCCTTGGTACCATGTACTGCTTCGTTCACTTGAGCATTCAAGAGTTTATTGCAGGCCTTTATGCACATCTGTTTCTAGACATCAACAAGAAATATGTATTTGCTCAAGACTCTACAGAACATGAAAACAAAAGTGAAAACATGATTGATTTGCTCAAGACTGCAGTGGACAAGGCACTCGAGAGTGATAATGGACACCTGGATCTCTTTCTTCGATTCCTCCTTGGTTTGTCACTCCAGTCCAATCAGAAACTCTTACAGGGTCTGTTGacacagcaaaatggaaatgaCCAGAGCAAAAAGGAAATAGTTCAGTACATCAAGCAGAAATTAGAAGCTAATCTGTCTCCAGAGAGATCCATCAATCTATTCTactgtctgaatgaactgaacGACCAAACTCTGGTGAAAGAGATTCAGACCCACCTTAGCAAAGGAAGTCTATCATCTGCTGATCTTTCACCTGCCCAGTGGTCTGCTTTGGCCTTTGTGTTGACATCAGAGGAGGAGCTGGAGGAGTTTGAGCTTCAGAAATTCAAGAAATCAGACGAGTGTCTCATTAGATTATCAGCAGTCATCAGAACCTCCAAAAGAGCTCTGTAAGTTAATCATTTTTTGCTTTCATCCTGAAAAAGACATTTGTCTAGGGTTCCCATGCATCTTGGAAAATTAATTAGCGAAAATCTTGTTGTTGtggaaaattatttaaaaaaaatgtttttctttagcTGAGAATGAAGAGTTTTGTTCTTGAAACAATTAATGTTAGTAGAGAAAATGCTTTGTTCAGGGATGCTGAGGTTTGACATATGAGAGAAGTATTTTGAATGATGATGGTTAGTCCATCAAATGTTTGCAGTAAATGTCAACAGAAAATCAGCTACCTAGTGATTgcgttttattttaatgtataattcCAGCCTTTCTGCAATACCAGTAGTACCAAATACTGGGCCAGTGCTGCTGATAGGCTGCTGCTTTCAAACATtcctttccatttttttttgtgagcaCTCTGTAAAAAGCATTGTGTTTTACAACATGTTTTACAGCATTGTGCATTGTAGACAATGTTGAGCACATGATCGCAATGGTAAAGGTGTTTAATCAGAAGTCACTCAGTAATAGGGCTGTTGAGATTCGTTGATTGAAATCTTCGACTTCATTTTGCTGGCATCGACTAACCGGGAAAATACCGCATGTAGCGCATTTCACAGATGAGAATCCATACTACTCAGTAATGCTTTTCCGTGAAACCATGGAAGTAGCACTTTCAaatgtataattcattgtaATTAAAGCTGTAGATGAAAAATTtgtattgtaataatttgtatttagtaAATGCATTCAATCTAAttattctgtaatttttttttctcttgtagGCTAAATGATTGTGGCTTAACAGACAAAAGCTGTTCAGCTTTGGCTACAGTTCTTGGATCAGATTCCAGTCTGAAAGAGCTGGACATGAGCAATAATAatctgcaggattcaggagtgaagctgctctgCACTGGACTGGAACATATGAAGTGTCATTTGGAGATACTGAGGTAAGTTTTGTGACAATAGACAAAATGGAGCTCAACAAAAACATAAGGTGAAAATCAGACTTAGATAATGAACAAGTCTGTATGTTGTGCATGgagatactattatatttaTGCCTGCTGTAGTATTCTTTTTCTGATTTGGTCTGTCATTGACTCTGTTCTAAACTGACGCATTGTGCTATATTGTTTACAGAATGTATTTGGTTATGTTCAAGATAGGGATAACTTAACATACATTTGATGGTTCATTTGTATCTATGATGATGcatatgtttgtatatataattGGATATCAAAAGCTAACATAAGATGTTTTGAGGCTATTGTTAGtgttacatttttgtattacatttacTGATATAATATACTGTGTGGGAGTTCAGGGTTTTCCTCTTGAAATCTGgacaatttttatattttgcttaaaataagtatcctcaaaacaaacaaactacatGAAGAATGAAAATGCTCTCTCATGATGAACAGGAAAAAGTTAACTAGTAAAGTCAAGACATGTTTAGTTGCATAGcattttatacaatacagatagTTTCAAAGCTGCTTTACAGGCATAAACAAGAAAATAGTGAATCAGTGATGAAAACGGAATTCAATTCTGCTGCTAAGTAACTCTAAAAAGACAATAGAAAATAGTCATTATTCAGTTAAAATCAGTTTAATGTTGATTCAGTTTGGTTCAGTAAATATGTAAAGTCCATCAATTTAAGAGtgagtttaattcatttataaagcagctGTGGAGAAAACAGTGACGTCATaatcagctcagttcagttctcatccaataatttcaattttagtatTTTCAAAGTTTTAATTTTCTTTCCTTGCCATCTACAAGTTATTTTCCTAATTACAAttgttcattataaaatatTCTTTAACATGCTATTTATTTGGCTTAATGCTCTAAATCTACATTACATAtaccaaacaaaataaaaaatctggAATGCAGTTACATGTTATATGTTGGACAGATAAAACTAACTATTTCTGTCAAGGCCACTATCATCAAACATAGACAATTTAATGTAACAACATAATTCAGGATAAAGTCTGACTCAATGAGGAATATCAGAAGGCCAAGTCCTGACTGCTGAATGATTCTGAATGGACCTTATATAAGGAAGTAGTGATAGGCattgtattcctataggtagactTGAATCAGCTGATGCTTAAATTATTAACCTCAGAGACCTCAAGACACTCATCAAGATAATAGAGCAgcacttttaaatgtataactcATTGCCATTAATGAAATACACCTATTatctatttacatattttaagttttattcaaGCATGCTAGTTTGTTTTATGTAGGAATCAATtaaatatactgtgtatatattaaaattttgttcatgtaaaaataattggtatgaatttaatttttgtatttaacaaataaattacatgcaTCTAATtctgttatttgttttatttctcttGTAGGCTAAATGATTGTGGCTTAACAGACAAAAGCTGTTCAGCTCTGGCTACAGTTCTTGGATCAGATTCCAGTCTCAAAGAGCTGAACATGAGCAATAATAatctgcaggattcaggagtgaagctgctctgCACTGGAATGGAAAATATGAAGTGTCATTTGGAGATACTGAGGTAAGTTTTGTGACCATAGACAAAAATTGAGCTCAACAAAACCATAAGGTGAAAACCAGACTTAGATATTGAACAAGTCTGTAtgttcagaatcagaatcagaaagagctgtattgccaagtgtgtttaaacacacaaggaatttgtcttgGTCTTCCAGTACAGAAGTACAAACATAGTGCAGACAACATATAATTAaggtaataaaaacaataataatgaagaaaatagacaaattataaataacaacagtaataaaaataaatatacagaaaataaaaaatctccATAGACAGAACTGTGAATGTGCATATGTCCTATGTATGGATGAAGGTTTGATGAGTTATTTATAGATGTACAGTACTGGGGTGTGTTATGTGTTGTTCAGGTGGTATATGgtctgggggaaaaaactgttctTGTGTCTGGCTGTTTTGGTGCTTAGTGATCTGTAGCGCCGGCCAGAgagcaacagttcaaagagagaGTGAGCTGGGTGTGAGGTGTCCAGAGTGACTTTCTtagcccttttcctcactctggagaTATAACGATCTTGGATGTTGGGTAGAGGGGCACCGATAATCCTCTCAGCAGTCCTGACTGTCCGTTGTATTCTTCTGATGTCTGTTCTGGTAGCTGAACCAAACAGTTATAGATGAACACAGGACGGACTCGATGATggcagagtagaactgtttcagcagctcctgtggcaggttgaacctCCTTAGCTGGCGGAGGAAATAcagcctctgctgggcctttttcacaatagtcaatgtgaatgtcccacttcaggtcctgggagatggtggtgcccaggaacctgaatgactctactgcagccacagtgctgcccatgatggtgagtggggggagtgcagggggcTCCTCTTGAAGTCTactatcatctccactgttttgaaaGATGATAgtgataaagatatagttcttaaaatcgttctcaatattaaagaacagcagagtccacaccacagctataatgataaaggcacagagaaactaTATCGTTTTGTAACCCCCTAGAGTTTTACACTTGTTATGTGCTTGATGTTAAAACGGGATGATACCATAACATTTATGTGAGACCGCTGTTACTGGGTGTGGTGCGGATCAAAGATGGTACTGAGAAATAGTATTGCGAAAAGATCTTTACTGGACGCTTTGTAAACAGATAATAtgtaaaaaaggaaaataaattatgatgtttaacacaggagaaaaaaaacaggagTGTCACCCaaattaaccctctggggtctgagggtgttttggggccccggagaagttttgacatgccctgacgtttgtgcttttttcagttgcttataaacattttaatggctaaagtctaaaaacactgtattcagcacaaactgggctacaataatatgtcaGCAGCTTGTACGtatgtgattgtgtttttgagaaaacaacgtttatgcgtggttacaaaaaaactacaattttaaagtaactgaaataaggccataaaacacatacagaacattttttcacaagacttttgagaactggatcttgtagcctagaatatttgcttcaaaatgatctgaaaataatctaactcactcattcagagaaaacaatatattgatttaaattttctaagtcactttttgagtggaaaggctctatgcgagagggcgtgacacacacctgagaagacaaaggcgtgcataatgagctccataatgagccattcagtcaggtgtgtgactgagagagaagagttacaagaaagaatgtgaggaaaaaagaaatgtgtatacgtATAACTATcccataaaataacttgagattcacttgcgagtgcagttaaacagtttattaggaacaaacaaacaaataaacaacagaagagtcaagacattgtgggtgcaatatccaaaatatccaaatcagtggcaggaaactggaacccaggaaaacaggagccagcagaaactgcatgagaaaacacaaaacagacgtgagcaacagaataaacggacaaagacaaagcaaacatggtgacaatacatacagtacactaccagtcaaattatttaaatggtaagatttgtaattttcttgttttttttttaagaagtgtcttcagctcatttatttgatccaaagtacagcaaaaacagtacattatatttattataatatataggcctacatattgttactattcaaaataaataaagctccCCACAAATTAATaacgtgggcgtgacctaattagagataatgagaccagacggaaaaactggacatgtccttggtttcatacggattactttatcacagaatatttgttttcggtaagacttacttcatttaacagtagacatgtcaagctttctatagatatatttctcatgtctctgtgtgaagtatttgctgagttacagttcattttagtgacgtgtttcaaaaagcagttcgcggaaaCAGAGAAGACAAAGAGCGCacactgtttgttttctttattcttcaaaagcacaaagtttagttattattatgagtgtatacaaataaaagtagaccccttacagatttgaatggtgtattgctcttatctgtacgatcaaaaatggcagagtaattcaagctcatttcggccttatcaggaaaatctgcctcaaaacgcgtatacgcgtttgtcgaccccagagggttatagaaataaacaaaacagaacaatcCTTATAACTAACCTCTAAACTAACTAACcaaaagaaatatgaaaataaaacagaattctTCAGCGTATACGATGCTCAAACTAAACTCCtttaaactacaaacaaaaatacaaggGTGGCGTAAGACTTGGAAATCTAATCTAACAAAGTTCAAACTAACCTAATCAAAAACAAGCGAACAGTATTATCACAACAGTTGACTAGGTATTCCAATCATCACCAAGAGACAGGTTTGATTAAGTAGTTCGATGCGCTAAAATGCATCCTTTACTTTGAACTTGACCCGTAATAGGACTAAAACTCCAACACCGACATCAGCGTTATCTTTTACGAAGGATTCGATACAAGTCAATAGCCAaagaacaaatatataaatagagcAAAGCATAACTTCATAAGGCAAAATACATTGAGCCTCGGGAGACAATTGGCGTCGACACAAGACTGCTGATCGTGTTGGAAGCACAAGGTACGCTGGCGTGGCGCACGCACACGCAATCAACTCGCGTCCTCAAATGCAGCTGGCACGTCAGCAGATTGGCAGAACATCGTGACGTCAGAATGATGATTGACAGTCAAGTCTGCCAATAAACACCGACCTAGAAGCGGAgcaaaaagtaacaaaaaaaaagacaggagagtgagaaaaagaaataatatacacaaacacacgtgGAACATAACACACTGTTCTATACTTAAGTTTCATGCAGTACCGTAGTTTCCCTGTAGGGGTCACTGTATGATCTCGTTAACTGAGACGTAGAGATTAGGAGAAGAAAACTCTTCGCAGCTGGTACGCACGAGTATATTCGTGGGTTTCAAAAGGAATTCATATTGATGTCAATTGAGAAGTTATTTCTACGAgctctgacttttttttttttttttttgcctgattCCATCCTGTGACATGAACAACTGTGAGCTTATGATAGCGATGGCGAGCCAGACCCTGTGATTCTGTGAAGGACCTACTGCCGATGTCCAACTCGGACCAGTCTGCATCGTGGGATTCTTTTCAATTACAGCTAAGCTGTTACTTCATACTCACACTACCCGGGTAGTAGGATAAAACAAAGTAGTGAGAGTAGCCCCCAGTACTGCACTGTCAGGACAATCTACTGTAGTGGTAGAGTTTGATACACAGACTCCTGTTGCACTCATGGAGCCTGATTTTCCCcctagagaaaaaaaatgttcgAAACCCCACAGTTACCTGGCATGTAGATAGCGTCAAAATGTTAGCCCCACTCACTAAACAGTCGCATGCTCAAGTTGAACATTCTTTTCTGGATTCAAGTGAGACCAGTTGTGATGATGCTGTTTCAGGTATTTCATATTCTGACCACAGCACTTCCATGCTGCAAAGATACAAAAAGAAATCACTGTCTAAAAGATGTAGCATATTTGCTttatgagatgaacataattaatcaggacgggttatcaattatatatccatcttcaggaactagctgtagtattaatagtacaataaaatgattagttcgtccgcagtacggacccttctattgactctaaggaaaattatttatctggccacgacaaataatttccttactgaaacATTGCTTCCGAGCATGTAACAAGACCGGACGTTAAAGTGACTTCGTTCTGAGAGtagcagacacagacaaccaagtgtgaatacatatggatgtttattaaactacactacagggaACATGTAACATAGaactagacacagacatacacacattaaacatagatgccaacgcaaggaaggcctggagagagagagagagagagagaatggcaggattttaacatCAGCTAACTAAAACCTGTTATGAACCATTagataatcacatcaccttaattaaaaggggtcgaagcctagaagcgcatctagatagttaacaagcggttacttgcatgggtttcgtgggtgctgagtaaagcatcctggtgcATGTATAATGCGTAGATTCCTGATGAATTCCTTTAGGATTGAAAGCTTCGTCATTCCAGTCATGGGTGGATTAGTCCGAAGTGAGTTGACAAAGTTACTGATCTTAAAATCTGCCAGAAGATCGGGCTCCCCCCGGAAGGGGAGCCGTGAGGTTTCCAAGGTGATAAGTGTGTCTCCGGGGCACCGAAAGTTAAGAGGAGCGTTGGCTTTTGGTGCGGGagaagttttattattatagtttccctgtaacacccattttggttagtttgaccaataacaaggctcatagtttcagcgggaaaatgttctttgtcccacttgacacctcgtttgcatgttttacgactgatctggagactggtgtaattttccccacagtacagtaaaaatagtgtgatgcatttcatgatcacatagtgtacatcattgtgtgaggaataaagagcagatcattttgatatcaagaaagagacatctgaaaggtattaaaccagagataccTTCATACCTCTaaatatgagtgtttagagcttactaatacgaataacgagtggtaactaggctgatataataaggaaacatacaaacaacacatgcatataccagatacatttataactgcttaattatggcctaaatagagaaaatgtctttaggtgtgtgtgtgtgatgtgtatttGAAATCGTGGAGACAGACTTCTCTGGTCCGGGGGGTCACCCCCCCTTATGTGGAATGTTTTGAAGCTTGATAAGGACACTTAGTCGATCCTTTgcatccttttgatagtgataaagaccatctgcaatttagtacccatataaatgtaaacgctgaggccaggtcagtaatttatatgcaaaagtcaaaaggctaaaagggtcccTTAAGCCAtaaagtcccaacgaccatcaaggatcataagcagatgttacaaagatcaaaaatgaaatctgaTCCAGTAGTGAGGAAAAAGACTCCAAAGTCTGCACTGAATGCACTTACTCCTGATGAATTAAACCCACCTGAGGAGCAACGCATAGTTGTCGAacatatcattaaaaatgatGCTTCTGCAGTGCAAGCACATTCAAAATGGCTGCGTTCTTTCTC
The sequence above is a segment of the Onychostoma macrolepis isolate SWU-2019 chromosome 22, ASM1243209v1, whole genome shotgun sequence genome. Coding sequences within it:
- the LOC131530092 gene encoding NACHT, LRR and PYD domains-containing protein 12-like, which encodes MEPELRCCLLDLREQRESAQFCSTAKIRGISVNSQDVFAEFKHVFYLDEVSGVCSTSSCHYSGVAAGKLPSSLLTVRMCLLRAVQGRCLDSFCKQSHALSVDVDMVVEMLMCDLLMVGYVDIRVRSGSHVSSSVSVKSDRSKDVPPRFSEKKTSSTKSVRSGSHVFSSVSVKSDWSPTFSEKKTSTKRVQYETLDSDVQTHRNYKNFKENLLRIFQDLESKIITFLKNELEKFKKILQKEDIQCFVKDFNENRCSIKEAALDLTLYFLREMKQDEAADTLEDELVFIHQLKCSLKKKYQCVFEGIAKQGDSTLLNNIYTDLYITQGCSEQVNTEHEVRQIEVASRRHESQEIQVECKHLFEAPDQDKQIRTVLTKGVAGIGKSVSVQKFVLDWAEGKENQDISFIFPLPFREMNLKEKEKQSLMDLITQFFPETKGLNLTRSNQFKVLLILDGLDECRLPVNFDDNETWCDVSSPASLDVLLTNLIKGNLLPSALIWITTRPAAASKIPPDCIDRLTEIRGFNDAQKEEYFRKKIMDENLAKEIIDHVKQSKSLFIMCHIPVFCWISATVLQNILEKKINNVVKNNQADDASKTLRESNTADTPKTLTQMYTHFLRFQIQQSRRKYDGEYTPDVSWDKDAIFSLGKLAFHQLERNNVIFYETDLEACGIDVYKASVYSGMCTQIFKEETGIVLGTMYCFVHLSIQEFIAGLYAHLFLDINKKYVFAQDSTEHENKSENMIDLLKTAVDKALESDNGHLDLFLRFLLGLSLQSNQKLLQGLLTQQNGNDQSKKEIVQYIKQKLEANLSPERSINLFYCLNELNDQTLVKEIQTHLSKGSLSSADLSPAQWSALAFVLTSEEELEEFELQKFKKSDECLIRLSAVIRTSKRALLNDCGLTDKSCSALATVLGSDSSLKELNMSNNNLQDSGVKLLCTGMENMKCHLEILRLSDCSITEEGYKALSSALRSNPSHLIELDLTGNDPGQSGVKQLSDLLQDPNCQLKTLRFLGPAADEACQYVTGIVGKNLLLLRELNLSEHELGDTGVNQIAALLQDKHCKLNTLLLSDCSITEEGYKALSSALRSNPSHLIELDLTGNDPGQSGVKELSDLLQDPNCQLKTLRLSSCEMTDEGCSAVTSALKSNPSHLRELHLSRNKLGDSGVKNLSDLLMNTRCKLEKLDLRVCSITEEQCLILTSALKSNPSHLRELNLSGNQIKNTGVNHLCDVLKDSHCKLERLRLSSCEMTDEGCSAVTSALKSNPSHMRELKLSRNELGDSGVKNLSDLLMNTQFKLEKLDLWRCSITEKQCLILTSALKSNPSHLRELNLSENQIKNTGVNHLCDVLKDSHCKLERLSLYDCGITDVSSLTRSLTNTKALQFLKELYLRDNMIGDSKQKLIDALRDSNCKLSVDRDPSSEKPDQSQEIPDRVKSPKDDKCCIS